The following are from one region of the Stigmatopora argus isolate UIUO_Sarg chromosome 9, RoL_Sarg_1.0, whole genome shotgun sequence genome:
- the stc2a gene encoding stanniocalcin-2a: MFLKVAVVVLILSVLEQVVGSDNSDNYDTPSEKLVISKGRLSLQNTAEIQHCLVSAGDVGCGVFECFENNSCEIRGLQEICMTFLHNAGKFDSQGKSFIKDALKCMAHGLRHKFSCISRKCVSIKEMVFQLQRECYIKHNLCSAAKENVAVMVEMIHFQDLFPKGPYVELVNILLGCGEEVKEALTRSVRLQCEQNWGALCDSLSLCSSLTPSPSAIEQRRPSPSHPQPEHPRHPRHGDKPGKAGFHAHPRGRNQGLRRQSPDTRAVLELEDPEATDIRR, translated from the exons ATGTTTCTTAAAGTGGCCGTGGTGGTGCTGATTCTCTCGGTACTGGAGCAAGTGGTTGGCTCGGATAATAGCGACAATTACGACACCCCGTCGGAAAAGCTGGTCATCTCCAAAGGACGCCTGTCCCTGCAGAATACAG CTGAGATCCAGCACTGTCTTGTGAGTGCTGGAGACGTCGGCTGCGGTGTGTTCGAGTGCTTCGAGAACAACTCCTGCGAGATACGAGGGCTGCAGGAGATCTGCATGACGTTCTTACATAATGCTGGCAAATTTGACTCTCAG GGGAAATCTTTCATCAAGGATGCTCTGAAGTGCATGGCCCACGGGCTTCGACACAAGTTTAGCTGTATCAGTAGGAAGTGTGTTTCCATTAAGGAGATGGTGTTCCAGCTCCAGAGAGAATGTTATATAAAACATAATCTTTGCTCAGCTGCTAAGGAGAATGTAGCCGTCATGGTGGAGATGATCCATTTTCAAGATCTTTTCCCTAAAGG TCCTTATGTGGAGCTGGTGAACATTCTGCTGGGTTGCGGAGAGGAGGTGAAAGAGGCGTTAACTCGTAGTGTCCGGCTTCAGTGCGAGCAGAACTGGGGAGCTTTGTGTGACAGCCTCAGCCTCTGCTCTTCACTAACGCCTTCGCCCTCGGCTATTGAACAACGCCGCCCGTCGCCCTCTCACCCTCAGCCAGAGCACCCTCGCCACCCACGTCACGGTGACAAACCCGGTAAGGCTGGGTTCCACGCCCACCCTCGCGGTCGCAATCAGGGACTGCGTCGCCAGAGTCCAGATACCAGAGCGGTTTTGGAGCTGGAAGACCCCGAGGCCACTGACATTAGGAGGTGA
- the LOC144082331 gene encoding cytoplasmic polyadenylation element-binding protein 4-like isoform X3: MGDYGFGVLVKNSSGNKSAFPVRIPPHLQPQHPHHPSNPPSPPSFVNNTCSTNGGSAWLFPAVAQHSNMQDEILESDKSKALDLQEMQEKSQVQAQPQAISPGQQEPSASLGELEGVLPEDNMIEKGSLEISGGKEKLRMESPVLSGFDYQDTLGMGTAGCTQSPPSSLTSFNNWSPAVPSTQSPVVGDDVGGFFGPAGSNGSAPPLLFPSFSHHAGPGFGAGGNFSPQIGPVSQHHPPTPHPQPYHPHGQGIPQQHRRSPASPHPPQPSFPPHAHRTGGFPQLPHLTPAQSKHPSPWGNYQSPSTPTSTTWSPGGYGGWGGTHGVRDYRRGVGGGMTGLNSISPLKKSFPNSQVPSQKFPRNSSGFNHKGWVEDAVSRSDNVYPFQQERTRSFDGFNMHSLENSLIDIMRAEQDSLKGRFTFPHQGGDGPLPMNGHSTLFPMEDERSFGDDETTDQGLSGLGSAHCFPHLNGERIERYSRKVFVGGLPPDIDEDEITASFRRFGHLFVDWPHKAESKSYFPPKGYAFLLFQDESSVQALIDACIQEDGKLYLCVSSPTIKDKPVQIRPWNLNDSDFVMDGSQPLDPRKTIFVGGVPRPLRAVELAMIMDRLYGGVCYAGIDTDPELKYPKGAGRVAFSNQQSYIAAISARFVQLQHGEIDKRVEVKPYVLDDQLCDECQGTRCGGKFAPFFCANVTCLQYYCEYCWAAIHSRAGREFHKPLVKEGGDRPRHISFRWN; this comes from the exons ATGGGGGACTACGGGTTTGGTGTTCTGGTGAAGAACAGCAGTGGTAACAAATCTGCTTTTCCTGTAAGAATCCCTCCTCACCTCCAACCCCAGCACCCTCACCACCCCTCCAACCCCCCAAGCCCCCCCTCCTTCGTAAACAACACCTGCTCCACCAATGGGGGCAGTGCTTGGCTCTTCCCCGCAGTAGCCCAACACAGTAACATGCAAGATGAGATTCTGGAATCGGACAAGTCTAAGGCTTTAGACCTCCAAGAAATGCAGGAAAAGTCTCAGGTTCAAGCCCAGCCTCAGGCTATCTCTCCAGGCCAGCAGGAGCCCAGCGCTTCCTTAGGAGAGCTGGAGGGAGTCCTTCCTGAAGACAACATGATAGAAAAAGGTTCTCTAGAGATCAGTGGTGGGAAGGAGAAGCTTAGAATGGAGTCTCCAGTGCTCAGTGGCTTTGACTACCAGGACACCCTGGGAATGGGTACGGCTGGATGCACGCAGTCCCCCCCTTCCTCATTGACAAGCTTCAACAACTGGTCCCCTGCTGTTCCATCTACCCAGTCTCCTGTGGTAGGTGATGACGTCGGGGGCTTCTTCGGTCCAGCTGGCTCCAATGGCAGTGCACCTCCCTTGCTGTTCCCGAGCTTCTCCCACCACGCCGGTCCTGGCTTTGGCGCAGGTGGCAATTTCTCCCCGCAGATTGGACCAGTGTCCCAGCACCACCCCCCAACACCTCATCCCCAGCCCTATCACCCTCATGGCCAGGGCATTCCACAGCAGCACCGGCGCTCCCCGGCAAGCCCTCACCCCCCTCAGCCATCGTTCCCTCCGCATGCTCACCGGACCGGAGGCTTCCCCCAGCTGCCCCACCTCACTCCTGCCCAGAGCAAACACCCTTCACCTTGGGGAAACTACCAGAGCCCTTCCACACCTACTTCAACCACCTGGAGCCCTGGAGGTTACGGAGGCTGGGGGGGCACACATGGAGTTCGGGATTACCGACGTGGTGTAGGTGGAGGAATGACTGGTCTAAACTCCATTTCTCCATTGAAGAAGTCCTTCCCCAATAGTCAG GTTCCTTCCCAGAAATTTCCTCGGAATAGCTCTGGCTTCAATCACAAGGGCTGGGTGGAGGATGCAGTGAGCCGCAGTGATAACGTCTACCCTTTTCAG CAGGAGAGAACCCGCTCCTTTGATGGTTTCAACATGCACTCTCTGGAGAACTCCCTGATTGACATTATGAGGGCTGAGCAGGATTCCTTGAAAG GACGCTTCACCTTCCCTCATCAGGGTGGAGACGGGCCTTTGCCTATGAATG GTCATTCCACTTTGTTCCCGATGGAGGACGAGCGCTCTTTTGGCGATGATGAGACTACTGACCAGGGGCTTAGTGGACTAGGCTCGGCACACTGTTTCCCACACCTAAATGGGGAGCGTATAGAGCGCTATTCTCGCAAAGTGTTTGTTGGAGGGCTGCCCCCGGACATAGACGAAG ATGAAATCACTGCAAGTTTTCGTCGTTTTGGCCACTTGTTTGTGGACTGGCCACACAAGGCAGAGAGCAAGTCCTATTTTCCCCCTAAAG GGTATGCCTTCCTGCTCTTTCAAGATGAGAGCTCTGTTCAGGCTCTGATCGATGCTTGCATTCAAGAAGATGGTAAACTGTACCTGTGTGTCTCCAGCCCCACCATCAAAGACAAGCCT GTCCAAATCAGGCCCTGGAATTTAAATGATAGCGACTTTGTCATGGATGGCTCTCAGCCTTTAGATCCAAGGAAGACCATTTTTGTAGGAGGTGTCCCTCGCCCGCTACGCGCAG TGGAGCTGGCCATGATCATGGACCGTCTCTATGGTGGAGTCTGCTATGCTGGCATTGACACAGACCCTGAGCTGAAATATCcgaagggggcggggcgagtgGCTTTCTCTAATCAGCAAAGCTACATTGCAGCTATCAGTGCTCGATTTGTTCAACTGCAGCATGGGGAGATTGATAAAAGG GTGGAAGTAAAGCCATACGTATTGGATGACCAGCTGTGTGACGAGTGCCAGGGAACCCGCTGCGGGGGGAAGTTTGCTCCTTTCTTCTGCGCTAACGTGACCTGTCTGCAGTATTACTGTGAATACTGTTGGGCGGCCATCCACTCCCGCGCCGGCCGTGAGTTCCACAAGCCCCTGGTGAAGGAAGGTGGCGACCGACCGCGGCATATCTCCTTCCGCTGGAACTAA
- the LOC144082331 gene encoding cytoplasmic polyadenylation element-binding protein 4-like isoform X2 — translation MGDYGFGVLVKNSSGNKSAFPVRIPPHLQPQHPHHPSNPPSPPSFVNNTCSTNGGSAWLFPAVAQHSNMQDEILESDKSKALDLQEMQEKSQVQAQPQAISPGQQEPSASLGELEGVLPEDNMIEKGSLEISGGKEKLRMESPVLSGFDYQDTLGMGTAGCTQSPPSSLTSFNNWSPAVPSTQSPVVGDDVGGFFGPAGSNGSAPPLLFPSFSHHAGPGFGAGGNFSPQIGPVSQHHPPTPHPQPYHPHGQGIPQQHRRSPASPHPPQPSFPPHAHRTGGFPQLPHLTPAQSKHPSPWGNYQSPSTPTSTTWSPGGYGGWGGTHGVRDYRRGVGGGMTGLNSISPLKKSFPNSQVPSQKFPRNSSGFNHKGWVEDAVSRSDNVYPFQERTRSFDGFNMHSLENSLIDIMRAEQDSLKGRFTFPHQGGDGPLPMNARSYGRRRGHSTLFPMEDERSFGDDETTDQGLSGLGSAHCFPHLNGERIERYSRKVFVGGLPPDIDEDEITASFRRFGHLFVDWPHKAESKSYFPPKGYAFLLFQDESSVQALIDACIQEDGKLYLCVSSPTIKDKPVQIRPWNLNDSDFVMDGSQPLDPRKTIFVGGVPRPLRAVELAMIMDRLYGGVCYAGIDTDPELKYPKGAGRVAFSNQQSYIAAISARFVQLQHGEIDKRVEVKPYVLDDQLCDECQGTRCGGKFAPFFCANVTCLQYYCEYCWAAIHSRAGREFHKPLVKEGGDRPRHISFRWN, via the exons ATGGGGGACTACGGGTTTGGTGTTCTGGTGAAGAACAGCAGTGGTAACAAATCTGCTTTTCCTGTAAGAATCCCTCCTCACCTCCAACCCCAGCACCCTCACCACCCCTCCAACCCCCCAAGCCCCCCCTCCTTCGTAAACAACACCTGCTCCACCAATGGGGGCAGTGCTTGGCTCTTCCCCGCAGTAGCCCAACACAGTAACATGCAAGATGAGATTCTGGAATCGGACAAGTCTAAGGCTTTAGACCTCCAAGAAATGCAGGAAAAGTCTCAGGTTCAAGCCCAGCCTCAGGCTATCTCTCCAGGCCAGCAGGAGCCCAGCGCTTCCTTAGGAGAGCTGGAGGGAGTCCTTCCTGAAGACAACATGATAGAAAAAGGTTCTCTAGAGATCAGTGGTGGGAAGGAGAAGCTTAGAATGGAGTCTCCAGTGCTCAGTGGCTTTGACTACCAGGACACCCTGGGAATGGGTACGGCTGGATGCACGCAGTCCCCCCCTTCCTCATTGACAAGCTTCAACAACTGGTCCCCTGCTGTTCCATCTACCCAGTCTCCTGTGGTAGGTGATGACGTCGGGGGCTTCTTCGGTCCAGCTGGCTCCAATGGCAGTGCACCTCCCTTGCTGTTCCCGAGCTTCTCCCACCACGCCGGTCCTGGCTTTGGCGCAGGTGGCAATTTCTCCCCGCAGATTGGACCAGTGTCCCAGCACCACCCCCCAACACCTCATCCCCAGCCCTATCACCCTCATGGCCAGGGCATTCCACAGCAGCACCGGCGCTCCCCGGCAAGCCCTCACCCCCCTCAGCCATCGTTCCCTCCGCATGCTCACCGGACCGGAGGCTTCCCCCAGCTGCCCCACCTCACTCCTGCCCAGAGCAAACACCCTTCACCTTGGGGAAACTACCAGAGCCCTTCCACACCTACTTCAACCACCTGGAGCCCTGGAGGTTACGGAGGCTGGGGGGGCACACATGGAGTTCGGGATTACCGACGTGGTGTAGGTGGAGGAATGACTGGTCTAAACTCCATTTCTCCATTGAAGAAGTCCTTCCCCAATAGTCAG GTTCCTTCCCAGAAATTTCCTCGGAATAGCTCTGGCTTCAATCACAAGGGCTGGGTGGAGGATGCAGTGAGCCGCAGTGATAACGTCTACCCTTTTCAG GAGAGAACCCGCTCCTTTGATGGTTTCAACATGCACTCTCTGGAGAACTCCCTGATTGACATTATGAGGGCTGAGCAGGATTCCTTGAAAG GACGCTTCACCTTCCCTCATCAGGGTGGAGACGGGCCTTTGCCTATGAATG CGAGAAGCTATGGCAGAAGACGAG GTCATTCCACTTTGTTCCCGATGGAGGACGAGCGCTCTTTTGGCGATGATGAGACTACTGACCAGGGGCTTAGTGGACTAGGCTCGGCACACTGTTTCCCACACCTAAATGGGGAGCGTATAGAGCGCTATTCTCGCAAAGTGTTTGTTGGAGGGCTGCCCCCGGACATAGACGAAG ATGAAATCACTGCAAGTTTTCGTCGTTTTGGCCACTTGTTTGTGGACTGGCCACACAAGGCAGAGAGCAAGTCCTATTTTCCCCCTAAAG GGTATGCCTTCCTGCTCTTTCAAGATGAGAGCTCTGTTCAGGCTCTGATCGATGCTTGCATTCAAGAAGATGGTAAACTGTACCTGTGTGTCTCCAGCCCCACCATCAAAGACAAGCCT GTCCAAATCAGGCCCTGGAATTTAAATGATAGCGACTTTGTCATGGATGGCTCTCAGCCTTTAGATCCAAGGAAGACCATTTTTGTAGGAGGTGTCCCTCGCCCGCTACGCGCAG TGGAGCTGGCCATGATCATGGACCGTCTCTATGGTGGAGTCTGCTATGCTGGCATTGACACAGACCCTGAGCTGAAATATCcgaagggggcggggcgagtgGCTTTCTCTAATCAGCAAAGCTACATTGCAGCTATCAGTGCTCGATTTGTTCAACTGCAGCATGGGGAGATTGATAAAAGG GTGGAAGTAAAGCCATACGTATTGGATGACCAGCTGTGTGACGAGTGCCAGGGAACCCGCTGCGGGGGGAAGTTTGCTCCTTTCTTCTGCGCTAACGTGACCTGTCTGCAGTATTACTGTGAATACTGTTGGGCGGCCATCCACTCCCGCGCCGGCCGTGAGTTCCACAAGCCCCTGGTGAAGGAAGGTGGCGACCGACCGCGGCATATCTCCTTCCGCTGGAACTAA
- the LOC144082331 gene encoding cytoplasmic polyadenylation element-binding protein 4-like isoform X1 produces MGDYGFGVLVKNSSGNKSAFPVRIPPHLQPQHPHHPSNPPSPPSFVNNTCSTNGGSAWLFPAVAQHSNMQDEILESDKSKALDLQEMQEKSQVQAQPQAISPGQQEPSASLGELEGVLPEDNMIEKGSLEISGGKEKLRMESPVLSGFDYQDTLGMGTAGCTQSPPSSLTSFNNWSPAVPSTQSPVVGDDVGGFFGPAGSNGSAPPLLFPSFSHHAGPGFGAGGNFSPQIGPVSQHHPPTPHPQPYHPHGQGIPQQHRRSPASPHPPQPSFPPHAHRTGGFPQLPHLTPAQSKHPSPWGNYQSPSTPTSTTWSPGGYGGWGGTHGVRDYRRGVGGGMTGLNSISPLKKSFPNSQVPSQKFPRNSSGFNHKGWVEDAVSRSDNVYPFQQERTRSFDGFNMHSLENSLIDIMRAEQDSLKGRFTFPHQGGDGPLPMNARSYGRRRGHSTLFPMEDERSFGDDETTDQGLSGLGSAHCFPHLNGERIERYSRKVFVGGLPPDIDEDEITASFRRFGHLFVDWPHKAESKSYFPPKGYAFLLFQDESSVQALIDACIQEDGKLYLCVSSPTIKDKPVQIRPWNLNDSDFVMDGSQPLDPRKTIFVGGVPRPLRAVELAMIMDRLYGGVCYAGIDTDPELKYPKGAGRVAFSNQQSYIAAISARFVQLQHGEIDKRVEVKPYVLDDQLCDECQGTRCGGKFAPFFCANVTCLQYYCEYCWAAIHSRAGREFHKPLVKEGGDRPRHISFRWN; encoded by the exons ATGGGGGACTACGGGTTTGGTGTTCTGGTGAAGAACAGCAGTGGTAACAAATCTGCTTTTCCTGTAAGAATCCCTCCTCACCTCCAACCCCAGCACCCTCACCACCCCTCCAACCCCCCAAGCCCCCCCTCCTTCGTAAACAACACCTGCTCCACCAATGGGGGCAGTGCTTGGCTCTTCCCCGCAGTAGCCCAACACAGTAACATGCAAGATGAGATTCTGGAATCGGACAAGTCTAAGGCTTTAGACCTCCAAGAAATGCAGGAAAAGTCTCAGGTTCAAGCCCAGCCTCAGGCTATCTCTCCAGGCCAGCAGGAGCCCAGCGCTTCCTTAGGAGAGCTGGAGGGAGTCCTTCCTGAAGACAACATGATAGAAAAAGGTTCTCTAGAGATCAGTGGTGGGAAGGAGAAGCTTAGAATGGAGTCTCCAGTGCTCAGTGGCTTTGACTACCAGGACACCCTGGGAATGGGTACGGCTGGATGCACGCAGTCCCCCCCTTCCTCATTGACAAGCTTCAACAACTGGTCCCCTGCTGTTCCATCTACCCAGTCTCCTGTGGTAGGTGATGACGTCGGGGGCTTCTTCGGTCCAGCTGGCTCCAATGGCAGTGCACCTCCCTTGCTGTTCCCGAGCTTCTCCCACCACGCCGGTCCTGGCTTTGGCGCAGGTGGCAATTTCTCCCCGCAGATTGGACCAGTGTCCCAGCACCACCCCCCAACACCTCATCCCCAGCCCTATCACCCTCATGGCCAGGGCATTCCACAGCAGCACCGGCGCTCCCCGGCAAGCCCTCACCCCCCTCAGCCATCGTTCCCTCCGCATGCTCACCGGACCGGAGGCTTCCCCCAGCTGCCCCACCTCACTCCTGCCCAGAGCAAACACCCTTCACCTTGGGGAAACTACCAGAGCCCTTCCACACCTACTTCAACCACCTGGAGCCCTGGAGGTTACGGAGGCTGGGGGGGCACACATGGAGTTCGGGATTACCGACGTGGTGTAGGTGGAGGAATGACTGGTCTAAACTCCATTTCTCCATTGAAGAAGTCCTTCCCCAATAGTCAG GTTCCTTCCCAGAAATTTCCTCGGAATAGCTCTGGCTTCAATCACAAGGGCTGGGTGGAGGATGCAGTGAGCCGCAGTGATAACGTCTACCCTTTTCAG CAGGAGAGAACCCGCTCCTTTGATGGTTTCAACATGCACTCTCTGGAGAACTCCCTGATTGACATTATGAGGGCTGAGCAGGATTCCTTGAAAG GACGCTTCACCTTCCCTCATCAGGGTGGAGACGGGCCTTTGCCTATGAATG CGAGAAGCTATGGCAGAAGACGAG GTCATTCCACTTTGTTCCCGATGGAGGACGAGCGCTCTTTTGGCGATGATGAGACTACTGACCAGGGGCTTAGTGGACTAGGCTCGGCACACTGTTTCCCACACCTAAATGGGGAGCGTATAGAGCGCTATTCTCGCAAAGTGTTTGTTGGAGGGCTGCCCCCGGACATAGACGAAG ATGAAATCACTGCAAGTTTTCGTCGTTTTGGCCACTTGTTTGTGGACTGGCCACACAAGGCAGAGAGCAAGTCCTATTTTCCCCCTAAAG GGTATGCCTTCCTGCTCTTTCAAGATGAGAGCTCTGTTCAGGCTCTGATCGATGCTTGCATTCAAGAAGATGGTAAACTGTACCTGTGTGTCTCCAGCCCCACCATCAAAGACAAGCCT GTCCAAATCAGGCCCTGGAATTTAAATGATAGCGACTTTGTCATGGATGGCTCTCAGCCTTTAGATCCAAGGAAGACCATTTTTGTAGGAGGTGTCCCTCGCCCGCTACGCGCAG TGGAGCTGGCCATGATCATGGACCGTCTCTATGGTGGAGTCTGCTATGCTGGCATTGACACAGACCCTGAGCTGAAATATCcgaagggggcggggcgagtgGCTTTCTCTAATCAGCAAAGCTACATTGCAGCTATCAGTGCTCGATTTGTTCAACTGCAGCATGGGGAGATTGATAAAAGG GTGGAAGTAAAGCCATACGTATTGGATGACCAGCTGTGTGACGAGTGCCAGGGAACCCGCTGCGGGGGGAAGTTTGCTCCTTTCTTCTGCGCTAACGTGACCTGTCTGCAGTATTACTGTGAATACTGTTGGGCGGCCATCCACTCCCGCGCCGGCCGTGAGTTCCACAAGCCCCTGGTGAAGGAAGGTGGCGACCGACCGCGGCATATCTCCTTCCGCTGGAACTAA
- the LOC144082552 gene encoding B-cell receptor CD22-like: MTPPEDISNGSSLILSCSSDANPQVSQNGYSLYKDKQLINSGPNHIISFPQPSDSGWYHCRASNKISALSGITSVKSTEFNLHVQYVPSEVSSVDMMCNSTADTVNHSYMWYKWNSSNSLLYLGSGQMLSLPSMETPLGGIYLCQARSQYEFVNSTTVLLLMEPQNFGHVTVGLLGGFGGCVFLMLLLFLWKKQRKAEKKEIKARFSSQQVSSAPNEDQPNSIYANVNMVVPSPQSLARKYSQKQHANVMHSYGHVKTRRQLSNPQSHTNQQSISNDDEVTYTAVTSQVLRSKVGETADSVTYSTLAT; this comes from the exons ATGACACCCCCTGAAGACATCAGCAATGGGAGCTCTTTGATTCTCAGCTGCAGCAGTGATGCCAACCCACAAGTTTCACAAAATGGATACAGCCTCTATAAGGACAAGCAACTGATAAATTCTGGGCCAAATCACATCATCTCTTTTCCTCAGCCTAGCGATAGTGGATGGTATCACTGTCGAGCTTCTAACAAAATTTCTGCGTTGTCAGGGATCACATCTGTTAAATCGACTGAGTTCAACCTTCATGTGCAAT ATGTGCCAAGTGAGGTCAGTAGCGTCGATATGATGTGCAACAGCACAGCCGACACCGTCAACCACAGCTACATGTGGTATAAGTGGAACAGCTCCAACTCGCTGCTCTATTTGGGCTCGGGACAGATGCTTTCTCTTCCCTCCATGGAAACGCCCCTTGGTGGAATCTATCTCTGTCAGGCCCGGAGTCAGTATGAATTTGTTAATTCAACGACAGTCCTACTTTTAATGGAGCCCCAAAATTTTG GTCATGTGACTGTTGGATTACTGGGTGGATTTGGaggctgtgtttttttaatgcttcttctttttctctg GAAGAAACAGaggaaggcagaaaaaaaagagataaaG GCACGGTTTTCTTCTCAGCAAGTCAGCTCTGCACCCAATGAAGATCAGCCAAACAGTATCTATGCCAATGTCAACATGGTTGTGCCATCTCCTCAAAGTCTGGCACGAAAATACTCACAGAAACAACACGCAAATGTGATGCACTCATATGGACACGTGAAAACCCGACGCCAATTGTCAAATCCACAGTCACATACTAACCAACAGTCCATTTCCAATGATGATGAAGTTACCTACACAGCAGTCACGAGTCAAGTATTAAG GTCCAAAGTGGGAGAAACTGCAGATTCTGTAACCTATAGCACCTTGGCAACCTAA